Below is a window of Clavibacter michiganensis subsp. tessellarius DNA.
ATCCTGCAGGACGTGCCCGTGATCGCCTACGGCATCCGCACCGACTTCCAGACCGTCGCGTTCCCGGGCAGCCGTCGGCTCCTGGAGATCGCGCACAGCCTGGAGGAGATGAAGACCATCTGCCGGTGCGGCCGCAAGGCGGTCTTCAACGCCCGCCAGGTCGGGGAGCGCTTCATCTTCGCCGGCGACCAGGTCGCCATCGACGGCGCGGACGTCACCTACATGTCGCTGTGCGGCGCGTGCTACCTGGCCGAGAGCGGGGGAGCGCTGTCGAGCGGACGCCCGGTCGAGGCCGCGCCCGCCGCCTTCGGCTACGCGGCGGGGCCGGACGCCGACTTCGCCTGAGCGGTCGCCGCGCCGGTCGTCGGGAGCGCCTCCGCGGGTCAGTCCCGCAGGTACCGCAGCCCGCATGCGGTGAGCACGCCGGTGATGAGCAGGGTGGCCAACGGGACCAGGGCAGCGCAGACGTCGGGCATCGGGATCCGGACCTTCTCTTCGGGTGAGCGTTCGGTCGAGCGAGGTGCGGGTGGGTGGCCCGGTCCCTCGCGCCCACGCTAGCCCCCGCCCGCCGGGGCGGCCCCGCCCCAGAAGGTGGGGCGCGATCCGGTGGACGACATCCGGCCGCTCGGAGGTCGGGCGGGAGTGCCCGGCTGTGGGAGCATGGGCGGAGGTGCCATCGGGGGGCACCGCACCGACGAGGGGGAGCGCCTGTGGAACTGCGTGAATACATCCGGATCCTGCGACGTTCGTGGATCCTC
It encodes the following:
- a CDS encoding thymidine kinase, with product MAKLYFRFGAMNSGKSTSMLQAAYNYEERGQHVLLTKPVIDTKGDRDIVSRLGVRRPVDFLLEPDADVWQEFGIHRDRVLQELGGPTACLLVDEAQFLRESQVDDLLRIAILQDVPVIAYGIRTDFQTVAFPGSRRLLEIAHSLEEMKTICRCGRKAVFNARQVGERFIFAGDQVAIDGADVTYMSLCGACYLAESGGALSSGRPVEAAPAAFGYAAGPDADFA